One window of the Populus nigra chromosome 4, ddPopNigr1.1, whole genome shotgun sequence genome contains the following:
- the LOC133692271 gene encoding UDP-glucuronic acid decarboxylase 2-like, translating into MGSSELIFRGHDETQPTSDAYSPKPPKPWLAVTRPIRYLLLEQRLVFILVGIAIATLFFTLLPSSSSSSPYEHDPIPNTFSHFSHELTTPMRYKYYEPLRVGFQSANSGGKIPLGLKSKSLRIVVTGGAGFVGSHLVDRLIARGDSVIVVDNFFTGRKENVMHHFKNPRFELIRHDVVEPLLLEVDQIYHLACPASPVHYKHNPVKTIKTNVVGTLNMLGLAKRVGARFLLTSTSEVYGDPLQHPQVETYWGNVNPIGVRSCYDEGKRTAETLTMDYHRGAGVEVRIARIFNTYGPRMCIDDGRVVSNFVAQALRKEPMTVYGDGKQTRSFQFVSDLVEGLMRLMEGEHVGPFNLGNPGEFTMLELAQVVQETIDPNARIEFRPNTEDDPHKRKPDITKAKDLLGWEPKISLRQGLPMMVSDFRQRVFGDHKEEGSGRSSSNSR; encoded by the exons ATGGGATCCTCGGAGCTGATTTTTAGAGGTCATGACGAGACTCAACCAACATCTGATGCTTACTCACCTAAACCACCGAAGCCATGGCTCGCCGTCACCCGACCCATTCGTTACCTGCTTCTTGAGCAGCGACTCGTCTTTATCCTCGTCGGCATTGCTATTGCCACTCTTTTCTTCACTCTCCtgccttcttcctcttcctcatcCCCTTACGAGCACGATCCAATCCCAAACACTTTCTCTCACTTCTCTCATGAGCTAACAACCCCTATGCGTTACAAATACTACGAGCCCCTTCGGGTAGGATTCCAATCAGCCAATTCCGGCGGCAAGATTCCGCTGGGACTCAAAAGTAAAAGTCTTCGAATCGTTGTTACAGGTGGGGCTGGGTTTGTTGGGTCTCACTTAGTGGACCGTCTGATCGCTAGAGGAGATAGCGTGATCGTGGTGGATAATTTTTTCACGGGAAGGAAAGAGAACGTGATGCACCATTTTAAGAACCCGAGATTTGAGTTAATCAGACACGATGTTGTCGAGCCACTGTTGTTAGAAGTGGACCAGATCTACCATCTTGCTTGTCCTGCATCGCCTGTTCATTACAAGCACAACCCGGTCAAGACAATAAAAACTAACGTCGTGGGCACATTGAATATGTTGGGTTTGGCTAAGAGAGTTGGTGCTAGGTTTTTGCTTACCAGTACCAGCGAGGTTTATGGTGATCCTTTACAGCATCCTCAGGTCGAGACTTACTGGGGCAACGTTAATCCCATCG GTGTCAGGAGTTGTTACGATGAAGGAAAGAGAACTGCTGAGACATTGACTATGGACTATCACCGAGGTGCTGGTGTAGAG GTTAGGATTGCTAGAATTTTCAATACTTATGGACCTCGAATGTGCATAGATGATGGCCGTGTTGTTAGTAATTTTGTTGCTCAG GCACTAAGGAAGGAGCCTATGACTGTTTACGGTGATGGGAAACAGACAAGGagttttcaatttgtttctgATCTG GTTGAGGGTCTGATGCGCCTTATGGAAGGAGAACATGTAGGGCCTTTCAATCTTGGAAATCCGGGTGAATTCACCATGCTCGAGCTTGCCCAG GTGGTCCAGGAAACCATAGACCCAAATGCAAGGATAGAATTCAGGCCTAACACAGAAGATGACCCACACAAGAGAAAACCTGATATTACAAAGGCTAAAGATCTCCTTGGCTGGGAACCTAAGATATCCCTCCGTCAAGGTCTGCCAATGATGGTCTCAGACTTCAGGCAGCGCGTCTTCGGTGACCACAAGGAAGAAG GAAGTGGtcgcagcagcagcaacagcagaTGA